GCAGATCGACAGCGAGGACTTGTTTGCCGGAAGCGTTGATGCGCGCGATCGCGGCGTCATAGGGAGGCCGCGGCTCACCGGTCGCGCCGGTGCCCAACAGCGCATCGACAATCCACGCCGCTTTTGCGAATTCATGTTCCAGCCGAGCGACGTCAGCGGCTTCCGCCAAGACCGCGATCGGCACTTCGCACTTTTCGAGAATGTGAAAGTTCGCGGCCGCGTCGCCCGTGAGTTCATCTGGCTCGGCGAACAATAGCACCTGTACGGCCAGCCGCCGCAGATCGAGATGCCGCGCGATGACAAACCCGTCGCCGCCGTTATTTCCCTTGCCGCAACAGACTACGACCAGCCCGTCAACGCCGAATTGGCAGAGTTTATCCGTGACGCCCCGCCCCGCATTCTCCATCAGCAACAATCCCGAGATGCCATATTCGTCGACCGCACGCCGATCGACTTCGCGAACTTGCTGGCGATTCAACATTCGACATCCCAAATCGGACCGTGTTACAATGTTCCAGCAAGAACGCCGTTGGACTTGACGGAGGAATCGATCGTGCCGATCTACGAGTATACCTGCGAGAAGTGCGACAGCCAGTTTGAACTGCTGGTCCGCGGCGGCGAACGGCCCGCCTGCCCAAGCTGCGGCGGACGGAAGCTCGAGAAGCTGCTGAGCGTGCCGGCGGCTCACATCAATTCAAGCCGCTCGCTGCCGGTCTGCGAAGCTCCGCGCGGAGGCTGCGGCCTGCCCGAATGCGGCATGGGCGGTTGTGCGATGGAATAGCGAATTCGCCGCTGTGCCGGCTAAGTCCGCGTGCCGTATAATGAACGCCACCCTGAGTTCCCGCGGCGAACGGCGTTCATGAATTGACGCAGGGCGATGCCCACTACCGTGCCCGAATTCGATCGGACTTCCCTCGTGCGGCTCCCGTTGCCGCTGGCGCAGCTTTTGCGCTTGGCTCACGACGGGCCGGATGCCCGCGCGCGGCACCGATACGCGACCGACCTGTTCGAGGCGACGATCAAGTTGGCCGCCAGCGTCCTGGTGGCCGCCTATGTGCGCGAACTCCAAGTTGGCGGTCCGCGCGCGCCGGCGCTCGACGCAACGTGGAAAGAGTTCAAGAGACCGTCGCTCGGTCATTGGGTCGCCATCCTTCGCGAGCTGTCACGATATTTCGGGCGGCGCGCCGACGCCGCCTCGCATCCGCTCGGACACGTGGCGGCCCAACTCGAGGACCCGCTGCGCGACCGCCCCGCCCTGCTCGACCTCTATCGACGGATCAACAAGAAGGGGGCGGGGGGTGCCCCCAAGAACGTCGAGAGCTGCTCGGTCAGCGGCGTGATCGAGGAAATTAACGCCTATCGCAACGATCTGGCCCACGGCGCCGACCGTGGCGACGACTTTTACAACGACATGGCGACGAGGTTGTTGTCGGCCGCCAACGAGTTGTTGGCCGAAGCGACGCTGGACCTGTTCGGGCCGCGGGGAAGCCGGCTGGTCTGCCTCGGTGAGATCAAACAGGTAGCGGCCGGCGAGTTCGAAGTCGGGTTGCGCGAATTGACCGGCGCGGGGACCATTCGGATCGAGCCAACCCGCGTCAACGCGGTCCAGGCGGCGGCCCTGCTGTCCAATCGCGTGGCCATCGTTTGGCCGGGGCACACGGTCCCGCTGCGGCTCGACCCTTTGCTGGACTTTCGCGATTCCAAGCTCCACGAAGAGGTCCAGTTCCTGAACGCGGTCCGCGGTAAACAGTTGGAGTATCTCGGTTATTTCAGCGGCGAGACGCCGCGCGACGCAGCCGCCGCGGCTAGCCTGGCCAGCCTGCTTGCACTGGTCTTGGGGCATGGCGTCGAGTTCGGCGAGGAGGCGCCGTTGGCAGCGGCGGCAGCGCCGCGCGAGTTTGAAATCATCGCGGAGATCGGTCGCGGCGGCATGGGGGTCGTCTATCTGGCCCGACAGTTGTCGTTGGGGCGGCTCGTGGCGCTCAAGACGCTGCCCGCGGAGTTGAGCGGCGACGAAGTGGCCTTGGCCCGCTTCGACCGCGAGATTCGGGCCCTCGGCCAGTGCGACGACCCGCACATCGTCAAGGTGCTAACCAGCGGCAAGTTCTCCGACGGCCAGCGCTATTACGCGATGGAGTACGTCCCGGGCGCGGACCTGGAATTCGTCTGGCGGGAACTTTCGGGAAAGAACCGCGAGGGCAGCGCGGCCGGCCTCGGCGGCACGACCTGGTCGCGCGCCGTGCTCACCGCTTGCCACAAGCAACGGACCGAAACGGCCCACCGCGCGGGCGCGCCGACTGTGGCCGGCGCGGCCGGCGGGCTGACGCGGCATCACCCGCCGACGGGCGAGTTGAACGACGCCGCGCCGCGCTCCTCGGCCGAGGCCGTGGCGCTCTGGGCCCAACTGCCGCCGTTGCCCGAACTTCCCGCAGTCGAGCACGACGTCGGCGGTTATGCCCGCCGCGTGGCGGCGCTCATCCGCGACGCGGCCCGCGCGGTTCAGGCCGTACACGACCAAAACATCGTGCATCGCGACGTGTCGCCGGCAAACCTGATGCTCACTCCCGACGGCGCGCGGATCGTGCTGATGGATTTCGGGCTGGCGAAGGGGAATACGCGCACCCTGGAGGCCAGCCGCAGCGCCGGATTACTCGGCAAATTGCGCTACGCCGCCCCGGAGCAGCTCGCCGCGGCGAACGTCAAAGTCGGGCCGCGGGCGGACATCCGCGGGCTCGGAGTTACGCTCTGG
Above is a window of Pirellulales bacterium DNA encoding:
- a CDS encoding NAD(P)H-hydrate epimerase, which gives rise to MLNRQQVREVDRRAVDEYGISGLLLMENAGRGVTDKLCQFGVDGLVVVCCGKGNNGGDGFVIARHLDLRRLAVQVLLFAEPDELTGDAAANFHILEKCEVPIAVLAEAADVARLEHEFAKAAWIVDALLGTGATGEPRPPYDAAIARINASGKQVLAVDLPSGLDCDTGQPAMNTIRATHTCTFVAVKPGFIVPGADEFTGQVHVLDIGAPRKLVDEISGIGAQP
- a CDS encoding zinc ribbon domain-containing protein is translated as MPIYEYTCEKCDSQFELLVRGGERPACPSCGGRKLEKLLSVPAAHINSSRSLPVCEAPRGGCGLPECGMGGCAME
- a CDS encoding tetratricopeptide repeat protein gives rise to the protein MPTTVPEFDRTSLVRLPLPLAQLLRLAHDGPDARARHRYATDLFEATIKLAASVLVAAYVRELQVGGPRAPALDATWKEFKRPSLGHWVAILRELSRYFGRRADAASHPLGHVAAQLEDPLRDRPALLDLYRRINKKGAGGAPKNVESCSVSGVIEEINAYRNDLAHGADRGDDFYNDMATRLLSAANELLAEATLDLFGPRGSRLVCLGEIKQVAAGEFEVGLRELTGAGTIRIEPTRVNAVQAAALLSNRVAIVWPGHTVPLRLDPLLDFRDSKLHEEVQFLNAVRGKQLEYLGYFSGETPRDAAAAASLASLLALVLGHGVEFGEEAPLAAAAAPREFEIIAEIGRGGMGVVYLARQLSLGRLVALKTLPAELSGDEVALARFDREIRALGQCDDPHIVKVLTSGKFSDGQRYYAMEYVPGADLEFVWRELSGKNREGSAAGLGGTTWSRAVLTACHKQRTETAHRAGAPTVAGAAGGLTRHHPPTGELNDAAPRSSAEAVALWAQLPPLPELPAVEHDVGGYARRVAALIRDAARAVQAVHDQNIVHRDVSPANLMLTPDGARIVLMDFGLAKGNTRTLEASRSAGLLGKLRYAAPEQLAAANVKVGPRADIRGLGVTLWELLTRERLFGDAEDEKQLTGWVLNRRLPRIRAIDPTLDRDLEAIVAKATENDQNDRLGSARELAELLDLYLAGKTVWVRVPGAAELLRRWVREHRGLVRLAVGAAAAIVLIVVIAFAKINAARNEAVESEKKAQDLAREKSALAAEKTALADSERQARERADLQSQLAMKTLNSVVFDIQSKLEGVPGAQEVRRSLLNTAIEGLKQVARTLETIKTADYATIWSHFYLGDTFLYLGSSTGSATEEAHKQFDAAQELALKLARADPTNAQAQRDLSISYNKLGNVQLQLGNAAAARDDYQKRLEISRKLAQADPSNVQAQRDLSVSYNYLGNVQLQLGDAAAARDDYQKDLEISRKLAQADPSNAQAQRDLSVSYNKLGNVQLKLGNAAAARDDYQKGLEIRRKLAQADPSNAQAQRDLANSYSYLGNVQLQLGDAAAARDDYQKDLEISRKLAQADPSNAQAQRDLSVSYNKLGNVQLQLGDAAAARDDYQKGLEIRRKLAQADPSNAQAQAYLAYSFGCLGRLEMGAKAFAAAIGWFEQGVAILSKLEGEGKIAGQPIYQGWLKDQRDQLHSCQAALAKEAETPNGNKQAAPAVPAVPH